CTGCAGGTCCGCGAGCACGCCGACCGCGCGCCCGGTCTCGTCGGATGCCTTACGCACCCAGCGATAGTTCTGCTCATGGTCGGCGTGCTCGCCGTGGCTGAAGTTGAGTCGCGCGACGTCCATCCCGGATTCGACAAGCTCACGTACAAGCTCGGCGGAACCGGTCGCAGGACCAAGGGTACAAACAATCTTTCCGCGTCTCGTCACGACTTTTGAGCATAGTCGTGCTGATACCTACTCACGAGTCAGCGCGGACACGATTCACCAAGCGGTTACCTTCACCGGTTTGCGTTGTCAGGAGGCCAATTTCAGACCGATGATGCCGGCAACGATCAACCCCAGGCTCAATAGCCGCCAGGCGTTGGCCGAATCGCCGAACAGCACGATGCCCAGGATTGCGGTACCGACAGCACCAACACCCACCCAGATCGCGTAGGCGGTGCCGACCGGCAAGCTTTTCATCGCAATGCCCAGCATCGCGATGCTGATGATCATCGATCCGACAGTGCCGACGGTCGGCCACAGCCGAGTGAATCCCTCGGTGTATTTCAGGCCGATGGCCCAGCCCACCTCGAGCAGACCCGCAAGAAGAAGGACCAGCCAAACCATGAGAGATACCTCCACATTTCGGTGAGGCCGTCCCCTGGCGAAGAATTACCGGGTCGTCCCGGTCATCTTCATTCTCTCACATGTCAATCGCGAAGCTGCCGACCCGCTTTATCGCTGACCTTGCCGCCGAAGATCAGGACCGCATCGACGACCGCCCAGATGACAGCGACGATTCCGAACGTCACCAGGCCGATCAGCAGCTGGACAACGCCGAGCAGCGTCTGTCCCAGATAGATCCGACCGAAGCCCAGAAATCCGACCAGGCCCAACAGTTGCAGCAGGCCGGCGATCAGCTTCGACTTATCTGAGTACGGTGCCCCGGTGGCCGGGTCACGCCCGTACGGTGCGGCGGGGTCCACATATGGGGGTGGATACGGGACGCCTGGCGATGGCGGCACCGGCGGAGGTGTTCCGAAAGGAGGCGGCGTGCTCTCGGTCATTTCTCCACAATGCCAGAATTCTCACCGGTCTCGTCGGCCGATTCCTCAGCGGGGTCGTCCACCGGGGGTTTCGTGACGTCTTCCTCCCCCGCGTCCGCGACATCACTAGAGTCCGCGGGTTCCTGAGCGGCAGCCTCACCGTCCGCGCTCGCGGCCTCTTCGGTCTGCGCTGGGGTACCACCCAGGGTCGCCGGATCCTCACGTCCCTTGGGGGCCAGCAGAATGTAGGCGATCGCACCGAGGAACACCAGTGTCGAAGTGAAGGAGTTGACGCGAATTCCACCAAACTGTGTGGCCGGGTCCACCCGCATCAATTCGACCCAGAAGCGCCCCACGCAGTACGCCGCGACGTACATCGCGAACAGGCGTCCATGCCCGATCTTGAAGCGTCGATCGACGAAGATCAACAGCGCGAAAACAAGGACGTTCCATAACAATTCGTAGAGAAAGGTCGGGTGGACGACCTGTGCGACCTCTCCGGTGGACACACCGTTGAGATTGAGAACGTCTACCGTGCCGTCGGCCGAGCGCCGGTAGAACAGCTCTAGCCCCCACGGCAGCGTAGTGGGACCACCGGTGAGTTCCTGATTGAAGTAGTTGCCCAACCGGCCGATCGCCTGCGCCAGCACGATGCCGGGAGCGATCGCGTCGCCGAAGGCGGGCAACGAAATACCTCGCCGGCGGCACGCGATCCAGGCGCCGACACCACCGAGGGCGACGGCTCCCCAGATACCGAGGCCGCCTTCCCAGACCGCGATCGCCTTGCCCAGCCCCTTGCCGTGCGGGCCGAAGTACGTCTGCCAGTCGGTCATCACGTGGTAAAGACGTCCACCGACCAGTCCGAACGGCACCGCCCACAACGCGATGTCATAGATGACACCGCGCTCGCCGCCGCGCTGCTCCCATCGACGATCGCCGATGACCAGCGCGACGATGATGCCCGCGATGATGCACAGTGCGTAGGCGCGGATCGGGATGGGCCCCAGATGCCAAACCCCTTGGGGCGGGCTGGGGATATATGCCAGATTCACGACTGTCACGGTGTTGTCCCTGCTTTTCCTGTCATCCCTGGGCTTAGGCCCTTCGGACTCCGGTCGCCAACTCTTCAGTCAGGCTACGCACGGCGGTCGCACCTTGGGGGGCGGCCGCCACCAGCGCCGAGCCCACGATGACGCCGTCGGCATATGCGGCGATCTCGGCTGCCTGAGCACCGGATCGCACGCCAAGACCGACCCCCACCGGGATATCGGAGACCTCGCGAACCCTGCTCACCAGCGCGGGAGCGGCATTCGACACCGCGTCGCGAGCGCCAGTGACACCCATGGTGGACGCCGCGTACACGAAGCCCCGGCATGCGCCGATCGTCTTTTCGAGTCTCTCCGGCGTGGATGAGGGCGCGACCAGGAAGATGCGATCGAGGTCATGAGCATCGGAGGCCGCGATCCAGTCGTCGGCCTCGTCGGGGATCAGATCGGGGGTGATGATTCCGAGGCCTCCAGCCGCGGCGAGGTCACGTGAGAACGCGTCAACTCCATACCGCAGCACCGGATTCCAGTACGACATCACGACGGCCTGTCCGCCGGCATCGGTGATGGCGCGGACCGTCGTGAAAACGTCAGCCACCCGAATCCCGTTACTCAGCGCGGTTTCCGCCGCCGCGGCGATCATCGGGCCGTCCATCATCGGATCCGAGTAGGCGATTCCGACTTCGATGATGTCGCACCCGCCCTGCACCAGCGTGGTCATCAGTTCGATCGAGGTGTCCAGGTCCGGATACCCGTTGGGCAGATAACCGATCAGCGCGGCACGCCCCTCGGCGCGGCACTTGTCGAAGACCTCGGTCAGGCGGCCTGACTGCGTCATGCCCCGGCCCCGTTCTGATCCGCGTCGTTCTTGTCCAAGAGGTCGAACCACTTGGCCGCGGTCTCGACGTCCTTGTCGCCACGTCCGGACAGGTTGACCACGATCACCGCGCCTTCGCCCAGCTCCGTTCCGAGCTTGAGTGCGCCCGCGACGGCGTGTGCCGATTCGATGGCCGGGATGATGCCCTCGGCGCGAGAAAGCAGCAGGAAGGCGTCCATGGCCTCGCTGTCGGTCACCGGGCGGTAATCGGCGCGCCCGGTCTCACGCAGCCAGGCATGCTCGGGGCCCACTCCGGGGTAATCCAAACCCGCTGAGATTGAATGAGACTCGATAGTTTGACCATCTTCGTCCTGCAACAGATACGAGTAGGAGCCCTGGAAAGCCCCGGGCGTGCCACCGGTGAATGTGGCGGCGTGCCTTCCGGTTTCGACACCGTCGCCGGCGGCTTCGTACCCGACCAGCCGCACCTGTGGATCGTCGATGAACGCGTGGAAAATACCGATCGCGTTCGAGCCGCCGCCGACACAGGCCACCACCGCATCTGGCAATCTGCCGACCTGGTCCTGTACCTGAGCCCGCGCTTCCATGCCGATGATGCGCTGAAAATCGCGAACCATCACCGGGAAGGGATGTGGGCCGGCAGCGGTACCGAAGCAGTAGTAGGTGTTGTGCGCGTTGGTCACCCAGTCGCGCATGGCGTCGTTGATCGCGTCCTTGAGGGTCTTCGATCCCGATTCCACGGACACCACGGTCGATCCCAACAACCGCATTCGCGCGACATTGAGTGCCTGGCGTGCGGTATCGACGGCGCCCATGTAGATGACGCACTCGAGCCCCAGAAGTGCACACGCGGTGGCAGTGGCGACTCCGTGCTGTCCCGCGCCGGTCTCCGCGATGACGCGTGTCTTGCCCATCCTCTTGGCCAGAAGGACCTGGCCAAGAACGTTGTTGATCTTGTGGGAACCGGTGTGGTTAAGGTCTTCTCGCTTGAGCAGCAGACGTGCACCGCCCGCGTGGGCACTGAGGCGCTCGGCCTCGTACAGCGGCGAGGGCCGGCCCACATAGTGCGTCTGCAACCGGTCGAGCTCGTCGAGGAAGGACCGGTCGGACCTGACCTTCTCGTACGCGGCGGTCACTTCTTCGATGACGGCCATCAGAGCCTCGGCCACATATCGGCCGCCGTAGGGACCAAAGTGCCCGCGGCCATCGGGATCATGCGCGGTTGGCTCGGCAATCGCAGCACTCATCTGCGGCAGGCCGGTGTTCTTCATAATTGTCTAGCGAGCCGGTTTGGGGCAGGACGGATGCGTGCCCGCGGTCACCAAATCGGCGACGGCTCCGCGCGGATCGCCACTGGTAACCAATCCCTCACCGACCAGTACGGCGTCGGCACCTGCACCGGCATACGCCAGCAGGTCGGCCGTCCCGCGAATGCCGGACTCGGCGATGCGGATGATGCCGCTGGGCAGCCCCGGCGCAATACGCGAGAAGCAATCGCGGTCGATTTCAAGAGTTTTCAGGTCGCGGGCATTGACACCGATAACGGATGCGCCGGCGGACAGCGCACGATCTGCTTCTTCCTCGGTGTGTACTTCCACCAGCGCGGTCATCCCGAGCGACTCGGTGCGGTCGAGCAGCGAGACGAGTGCGGTCTGTTCCAGCGCCGCAACGATCAGCAGGATCAGGTCGGCGCC
This genomic window from Mycobacteroides chelonae contains:
- the sugE gene encoding quaternary ammonium compound efflux SMR transporter SugE; protein product: MVWLVLLLAGLLEVGWAIGLKYTEGFTRLWPTVGTVGSMIISIAMLGIAMKSLPVGTAYAIWVGVGAVGTAILGIVLFGDSANAWRLLSLGLIVAGIIGLKLAS
- a CDS encoding NINE protein produces the protein MTESTPPPFGTPPPVPPSPGVPYPPPYVDPAAPYGRDPATGAPYSDKSKLIAGLLQLLGLVGFLGFGRIYLGQTLLGVVQLLIGLVTFGIVAVIWAVVDAVLIFGGKVSDKAGRQLRD
- the lgt gene encoding prolipoprotein diacylglyceryl transferase is translated as MTVVNLAYIPSPPQGVWHLGPIPIRAYALCIIAGIIVALVIGDRRWEQRGGERGVIYDIALWAVPFGLVGGRLYHVMTDWQTYFGPHGKGLGKAIAVWEGGLGIWGAVALGGVGAWIACRRRGISLPAFGDAIAPGIVLAQAIGRLGNYFNQELTGGPTTLPWGLELFYRRSADGTVDVLNLNGVSTGEVAQVVHPTFLYELLWNVLVFALLIFVDRRFKIGHGRLFAMYVAAYCVGRFWVELMRVDPATQFGGIRVNSFTSTLVFLGAIAYILLAPKGREDPATLGGTPAQTEEAASADGEAAAQEPADSSDVADAGEEDVTKPPVDDPAEESADETGENSGIVEK
- the trpC gene encoding indole-3-glycerol phosphate synthase TrpC, whose amino-acid sequence is MSSGTVLDSILDGVRADVAAREAVVDLATVKAAAKAAPKPLDVMAALREPGIAVIAEVKRASPSRGALADISDPAELAKAYEDGGARIISVLTEGRRFHGSLDDLDSVRAAVSVPVLRKDFVISPYQIHEARAHGADLILLIVAALEQTALVSLLDRTESLGMTALVEVHTEEEADRALSAGASVIGVNARDLKTLEIDRDCFSRIAPGLPSGIIRIAESGIRGTADLLAYAGAGADAVLVGEGLVTSGDPRGAVADLVTAGTHPSCPKPAR
- the trpB gene encoding tryptophan synthase subunit beta, producing MKNTGLPQMSAAIAEPTAHDPDGRGHFGPYGGRYVAEALMAVIEEVTAAYEKVRSDRSFLDELDRLQTHYVGRPSPLYEAERLSAHAGGARLLLKREDLNHTGSHKINNVLGQVLLAKRMGKTRVIAETGAGQHGVATATACALLGLECVIYMGAVDTARQALNVARMRLLGSTVVSVESGSKTLKDAINDAMRDWVTNAHNTYYCFGTAAGPHPFPVMVRDFQRIIGMEARAQVQDQVGRLPDAVVACVGGGSNAIGIFHAFIDDPQVRLVGYEAAGDGVETGRHAATFTGGTPGAFQGSYSYLLQDEDGQTIESHSISAGLDYPGVGPEHAWLRETGRADYRPVTDSEAMDAFLLLSRAEGIIPAIESAHAVAGALKLGTELGEGAVIVVNLSGRGDKDVETAAKWFDLLDKNDADQNGAGA
- the trpA gene encoding tryptophan synthase subunit alpha → MTQSGRLTEVFDKCRAEGRAALIGYLPNGYPDLDTSIELMTTLVQGGCDIIEVGIAYSDPMMDGPMIAAAAETALSNGIRVADVFTTVRAITDAGGQAVVMSYWNPVLRYGVDAFSRDLAAAGGLGIITPDLIPDEADDWIAASDAHDLDRIFLVAPSSTPERLEKTIGACRGFVYAASTMGVTGARDAVSNAAPALVSRVREVSDIPVGVGLGVRSGAQAAEIAAYADGVIVGSALVAAAPQGATAVRSLTEELATGVRRA